In Cheilinus undulatus linkage group 14, ASM1832078v1, whole genome shotgun sequence, the genomic stretch aagtccagagtcaacactgtcagccgtctacccgGAGATTTTACTTCATGCTTCAATCTGCTGAGTAGCTTTATGGAGATatactgatttcattttccagcaggacttgacaCCTGCTCATCGTTaagccaaaactaccaaaaaCTAGTTTGCTGGCCATTGTATTATTGTGCTTGATTGGcaagccaactggtctgacctgaaccctgaggagaatctctggggaaatgtcaagaggaagagagacaccagactcaacaatacagatgagatgaaggctgctatcagagcaacctgggttGCACTGaagcagtaatttgtgcaaaagaagcTCCAATCAATTATTGAGGGCATAAATAAggataattttccagaaggtaaACAAGTACattataaatctgttttttttttttttttttttgacagatggATTTTGATATTCTAAGATTTGAggtagtggattttttttttcatgagctgtaagccatcatcatcaacattaaaacaaaaagtcttgaaatatttcagttttcaatgataaatctagaatatatggaagtttaactttttgaattaaatcataGAAAAAAAGGATTATGATGCAGCACAATACAATTAACTATTCAACAGTGTGTAAGGTAATTGAAGTTAGCACAACAGTAAAAATCTACTGCAGTCAAATGCAAAATTGACATTCATTCCGATGTAATACTGCTGAAATACTCTATATACTTTTACTGGAGTGGCATTAGTTATACAGGACATTCACTTTTAACGcattacttatttttttagttaagGATCTTAATATTTTTACCACTGCTCTGTCCTCTTGTTTGTCCTGTTGCAGGTTTTACAGTGAGTACAGTTAAAGCTTGTTCAGACTGACCCATTTAAAAATAAGCagcagaagcaataaaaaaacacaatttatgtAGCACCTTTAGTtcaagaaaatggcaaaactcAGTATAACTGTCACAGCCTGGCCCTTGACATCCTCACCTCAAATGGCCCTGATCTGATGTCCACTCACTCTGACACTTTTGGGGTATTTCTGGCTGGACATTGCCTTTCTGGGTGACTTCTCTATTAGCATGAACCACAGTCAGATGCACTAATGTTCCTCAATTGTTGCCAACATTAAATCACATTGAGCCATACATCCATCTGAGAAAAGGAAACTTGGATTATGGAGTTTGTAGAGAGCCAAAACATTTAGAAAGGAAAACTCAAAGCCAAGTAAGTGAGAGTTTCAACTCCTTAGGTGCCTTAATTTAACTGGATGTAGCAGAGTTGTAACCCTGACAAATTCCTAAGGTTAAAAAGCCAGAGAGACTCACAGAAGAGTTCCATGTCAGATCGCATAAATTGCTGGATATTGATTATAGTTATCTGAATTGACATACCTCAGGATGAAACATGTGCATGTCAAGACTAATGAGCCGACTTTGTGTGATGAGATAATGGTCTGTTGTCTGTGCACACAGCTGTGCctcttcatgtgttttaattCTCCATAAACAAATATGAAAGCCGTTTGTTTGTCTCCAGGCAAAGAGAGCTGTTTTGAGCGTATAGTCTCCCGCTTTGGCACTAACATTACGTATGTTGTGATTGGCGATGGGAAGGATGAAGAGCATGCGGCCAGCCAGGTAAACAAACAACTCCTGAACCTTGACCCCTCTGACCTTgtctcctccttcctccccttgtttatttgtgtttttgcaggaAAAGAGAGTTGCTTTGAACGCATAATGCAAAGGTTTGGCAGGAAAGTAGTGTATGTTGTAGTTGGTGACGGTGTGGAAGAGGAGCAGGCGGCCAAAAAGGTAATGGACCCCCGACCTCACTGTGAGCCCGCCTCCTCCTCACAGTGTGAGCTCTGATTGGACGAAGCCTGCCTTTCTTTGCTGTAGAGGTTTTGAGTTGGTCTTTaacttttgtttctgttctacctgctgttgcttttttgttttatgttataGCAGCAGACTTTTGATCGCAACTCTGAGTTTAAATAAGagatttaaatgtacattttgcACCTTCTAAGAACTCAAATAAACCAAATTTGTGTGAAAATGCAGCTATATTTTGACACTGCGATACATGATTTGAGCAGgccaaaataaatctgatttttttccagatGAGAAGTTGAAAATGAAAGGCTGCCTAAATGTACACAGTGATTAAGCTTTAAACAAACACTGTTTAGAGCAATGACTGAATAGTGTGGTGTGTGGATTCTTGTTTTCACTGACATTAGTTTGTGTAAGAACATAGTTTCATAGCAGAACATATGAATTAGTGGTCTAAATCTACTCAGTTTTAGCACTTTATAATGAATAAATATCCCATCTTTTCTCCAGCTTTGGGTTTCAATCTTGATGCTGGGTGCTGGGATAGTCAAAGAATTTGACATCTTGggaaatatgtttgttttcGTGCTGAGAATTCAATGAGATGACTGATATCACTCTGTTATTAGTCTGTTTGACATGAAGTCGCTGCAGCTGCAAGCTTCGCTAAATAAATAAGAatcagaaaggaaaaaatggttagGCTCAAGCCAAAGTTTACaaatttgaaacaaaatgaGGCATTACCATCATACTTGAGTAAATTCCACTATATAGTGTAAGAAAATTGCAAAGGCCATCCCTGAGTCAAACTATAAATACTACTAATAATTAAAGGCTTAAAAgcaattttgaaattaaaaactgaataagaGACCATCAAATAACATATCCATCTTATTCCTAATGGCTCCTATGAATATAAGTATGGTGGGAACATCCAAGCCAGAGTAACCAGAGAGAACTGACACATGTATGgggagaacatgtaaactctACACTGAAAGGCCTTGGCAAGGATGCAGCCCAGATATCAATACATCCTAAATAGTGAAAtaagattttctttaaaaaaaaaaaaaaaaaaagatgccatACATACATGCTCACATAATGAGAGGCTAACATCAAACTTCCAAACATTACTGAGTGCAGTACTGCTATGTTTCATAAGTACAAGTATTTTGCACCAATACCAAATGCTGGTATCATTATCTGTGTATCCTTAAAGAATACAATTGAAGGAGAACCAATGGACTTCCTAAACTAAAGGATAGATTTTGTAAGgtctaaaatataaaaagcgATAACTAAATCATCTCTGGGCTAGACCATGATAGCTTTCTTTGTGCTCAGTTTGTAACTATTATCGTAACCATTTCAGTATCCATCAGGACATGCAAACTTTCGCTTATTTCTTGAGACCTTTTGTTCTAAGCCCTTAATGTGGAACAGACTTTTTGTGATCAGAATTTCAATTTTCttttatgctaagctaggctaacagctCTTTGTTGTGGCTTCATTAAAGAAGTAGTGAGAGAATGATGTCCTCCTGTATTTTTTATCCCAGCACAGCATCAGGAAGCATACTTTCCCAAATGTTGAACTCTTTCTTGAAGCGTAAAGATTGCATGGATTTTGTTTGTAGTGCTTTTGCCAAGTGAGCAGCTACAAGCTACTGCAGTGTAGCTCGCATGACTCCAGGTGGTGGTGTGCTACGTGAAAACTGTACTGTTTGTGTTAATATGTGTGTGTTCACTTTGCAGCACAACATGCCTTTTTGGAGGATATCCAGCCACTCTGACCTGCTGGCTCTACACCAAGCACTGGAGTTTGAATACCTGTAACTATTTTAGCGCTATGGACTCATACAATGTACCATGGACACAGTCAGCCAGGCAGCCCCTTCTTTTGTATAACTATTTAAGAACAAATACACTGCaactgtttttgtgattttttttttgtcttgttttttgaaCGTCTGGATTTACAAACTCTGAACGGTCTTAAGAAGAAAGGAAGGGTTGACAATGAAGAACTTTGGGAGAGGTAAAGAGGTGATTTGAACACCCAGCTCAGCCCGCCTGGTCCTGATGCTGGAAGTGGGCCGCTGTGAAAATGACCCTTCTTGCATCTGTAGCAAACTGAGAGCCTAAAAAGGCTTCAAACCTTCCCGATCCAGGAGGACGTTTGGTTTGTTCTGGAGAACAAATGATCTTCAAACTACGAGGGCTTCTCTGTACAGGCAGCGTTCTGTGTGCGAGGagaaaagctgctttttaagtgttttcttCCTGGTGGTATAATCACAACACATCAATGCAGTCTGTGGCAGAAACTTGTGTAAATTATTTACAATAAACTTAAAGGGCAGCGGTGAATATGTTCAAAGGAAGGAACCTTTACTTTTGGGGTCTTTTTTTGTTCTCTggatttttgtaatttttgggtGGGGGGGATTGGGAATGTGCGTCATGATGTGTTGTGCCTTAATGTGTTTGAatgtcttttctttattcagaaatgtttatgtATGTAGATATAAAGGAAAAAACTATCCAAATTACATGCATCTTGTCTTCTCTGTACATATGTTTAGGCTGATTATTTTTGCAGCCCTCTCTCAGAACATCTACCATGGGTTGGCTACTGGTTGATATTTTCCCCAGTTTTGTTTAGAAATTTTAAGTTTCTTTTCCCTATCTGAGATCACCACAATTAATCCATCACCAAGGTTAGTACTAGAAATACAGCAGAATATGGTCATACCAACCCATGATAGCACAGTTTTTGCCAAAATCACTTTGTATTTCTTAATTTAACTCACATGATGCATCAATGACAGtctaaaagtacaaaaattctaatgtacataaatatttaagactTTCTCCTCAAAAAATACTCAGTCTAAATCAACACAccactgcattcaggtcttccactTATTAAAGCAGTGCAGAAGGTCTCGGATggttgtctcagaacctctgctgtttttcttttttttttttttttcaaattttcaatatttatttatgacaaCAATACACACAGGTACAGACCCTGACAAATACAAACAGACAACATTAACATATTCACAACAACACAACATATAAGGGAGATCAGTGCATGCTCATACTTAAAAAATTGTTCAGTTCATTGTCAAAAGGTTCAAACTGTCCTATACAGGGGTAGATCCgttttcaaaaacaagaaaaatacaaacacagcaTTTCTCATATTAATGAGATTTGACAGTCAATCAGGTCAGATTAAATCAGATCAATATTTGCGATGATATGTACCCCCACACCTGCTTCCGAATGGTTTCAGAGCTAAACTTAGTGTCATTTAGTGTATCTGTTATTCGCTCCATGCCTAGAAGATTGAAAAACTCAAATATCTGTGTTTCTATAAAGAAGCATTTTGGTTTGTGAATTTTCCAGTTTGAcaaaatcattctttttgcagcCAAGAAGGTTAAACCAactgtctttctttcttgtcttgttttaatTGTACAGCCCTATGACCCAACAGACACACAGATGGACATGGAGCAATATTTACATTAATGATCACTGAAATTAACTTGCAGACTTCTTTCCAAAATAACTTGACTGCAGGGCAGAGCCATAACAAATGAATCAAATTTCCCACTTGTCCACATTAATGCCAACAAAGACTTGAAGCACTTGGGTCTATTCTTTTAAGTCTAGAGGGAGTAACATAAGCTCTATGAAGAATTTTCAGCTGTATTACTCTATCTCTGACTGACTTTGAGGTTGTTTTAATGTCATGCCAAATGTTTTCCTACTCTGCAGAAGTAAATTTGACCCCTAAATCAAGTTCCCATTGTGACTCTGTCTTTGAGTTCGGGTTTGGAGAAGAATTAAGCAGCAGCTTACATAAACCTGAGACTGCTCCTCTGATGataaaaatctgagttttttaTCAATGTCATAATCAAAATATTCTTTGGGAAATTTGGAAACAATTGACTTTAACTGGgagtactttaaaaaaactatttGTATTCAAGTTATATCTTCTTTTAAGTTCCTCAAAGGGCAGAATCTCTCTGTTCTTTATGATTTGATAAATTTCTGTGATATTGTGATTGCACCTTACCATATTGGCCAGTGGACTCCCCACAGCTTTAAACGCATTGTTATACCATATCAGGGAGGATGGAAGAGCTGAACTTGTAATGTTCATTGTTTTAGGAATTTCTCTGCTTATGTCACATGAGAACTTAATAACACAATTGTCCATTTTTTTAGGTGGAGCAGGGGCGTACCAAAGTGAAGATAATGACACAAATTTGTTCTTCTCCTTTACAAGAAGTTCTTCCAGCCAGTCCCGacttcttttgtctttactcTTTTTATAGCCCCAAATAAGTGAATACCTGGCATTAAATCCAAGATCGTACAAATAAACATCATcatctgctgtttttctttaacttctTAACTAACTTTGACCGACACAAAATGCattcctttgagcacagatttgattttTGGAAAAAGTCCCATGGTCCTAGATCGGGTGAATAGGGAAGCTGATCAAACACTGATTTGTTTTATGGTCAGAAACTGCTTTACCAAGAGAGCAGTGCGAGTTGGCATGTTGTCTCtatgaagaatgaaaccattttttcaCAGGTGTGGTCTCTTTCTTTGGACTTCTCTGCATTTCTAGATCCTGTTTGtaacagtgttgattcaccGTTGACCCTTCTGGAACACACACCAAGATTATActctcaatttaaaataaatttaaaaaacaatcgacatggccttgaatttggacttgctcTGTGGTGCTTTCCAAAGCACTGACTACCGTCTTGTCTCAGGGTCATAGTTGAAGATccaaatttcaaaatgttatcagtcttaaaaaaaaactggggtCTCTTTGGTTTGATCCAAAATATCTTCACaaatttgcttgtttttccttCTGACCAAGGatcagaagttttgggacaactGGTAGGCACTTTTATTTGctgaactgtctctttatcagaGGTGACCATTTctttctgctatcattcttgAGTCATCAATCATTTTGAacaatttgttgaatgttttaagtttttttttttctaaggtttatttttggcccctttatttgatagaggaggatattggatagaatcagaaacaagGGCAAGAGTGGGGTacagacatgcggtgaagggcctcaggctggatttgaaccaggGCCGTCCCCATACATGGGGCGCccttttcagaagtttttgatgtacATGGGCAGCCACAATGTTAGTCTTGGatatcctctctgccttcaccaAGTCTTTTAGGCCATTAAAACACTCATGACCATGACATGCAGTAACCCtatacacctcagttaatgtacAAAAAGactctgctgttttgttcaatttcaccaaGGTAATGCATTGCTAAACTTTTAAGCTCATAATTTTCCAAGGCCTTGGACATGtgcacttcaatcagtagctagcagtaAACTAGACATCACTTACTGGAAACTTCCAACAACTGTGCGTGACTACCCAGcctttaatatataacactGGAGGGAAAATGAACCAGagggttttatcctcataatcCAGTCTTATTTAAAAGCCATACCTCAGAGCTGCCCTATGATTCCCAACTTTTATGACTACCAAGAGATTCAAGTGACTCATCTCacttaacatttaaatattcaaaaaagCTAAAGAcaacatatttattttcactttttattgactGCTCATTTCTTGCTCTTGAAGTATTCCTCAATTACATCCTTGGCTTGCGACTCCTTGCCATAGTCCtgtacagagaaaaaaaaacagtttacacATTAGCACAGCTCAGAGACAGGCTCTAAGATAGTCCAGTTTGAATGGCTGTCCAATAAACTTAGTCTGACAAAATTCATGGCAATACAGATATTTCATAAGAAATCGAGGCAGTTTTCTTGCAAGTAAGCTATAATAAGTGTCTGTACTAAAAGCACCCCAATgttaaaagttaagaaaaaaaaaatcaatgggTTGTTGTCCCTCTTCCGATTATTCTTAGAGCCTGTTCTTCAAGTTCACTTCAATCAGGGGTTGCAGACTTGTAATTACCTTCCAAAATCACAAGTGGGCAGACGTACTAATCCGTGTGATTTAAGTTGAGCCATATTTTTACATTCAAGGAAACATGTAAACAGTGCTAGCAATATCTGATCCCACATTTTGTGATCAACTTTCATTAGGTCAGATATTCCAATCAGAATATACCATGCTTTAATACACCTCTGACTGAAATCAAATACTATTCTCAAGGCTTTGGACACAAAATTAAGCTAGATGgaattttgaaaagaaaaaaaagaaaagatccCGCATTCAACAGTGTAAGAGGTCTGTTGAGGACATGTTACGTGATGCCATGTGTAGCCATTCTTTGGGACCCCGGACACCACAAATAGGCGATGGGGCTCGTACCCTGGCTGTCATCTAGCCAAATGTTTAAAACAGCTGCGTGGCACGAAGCACAGCACCTGGACTTGATTGGCAGATCTGTTTACAACTTGTAACATTTCTATTTCACACCAGACCTGTGCCTGTTGTTTACAAACAAAAGACTAGAAAAGAATAAACTGAAACTTGTGCAGTTCTTTAGCTTGAAgcaaacttaaaataaaaagcttctTTCACCTTGACGACCACACAGCTGCAGCCCACCACCTTGCGGGGTTTACCCTCACGATCAATCTTGCACAGACCGACCCATTCACCAAGTTTCTTGTTGTCATCAACctgaaagaaatgcaaaaagcatGTTTTACAGTTTGCCGCAAATTTGTTTTAACTACTTTTTCACAAATGTTGAACGTGATGAAGACACTGGAAACCAGCCTGTAAGggcataaataaaaacagcgAATTATACCTGATGACAAAAATCACCTTTATTTACTGTAGTTTGATCCAGGTTTTTAAACAATACCCATCCACTGGTATAAACATGCTGCAGCTTTAAGTGCTCTATGCTGTACCTCAGACAGGAAATTGGGTAACAATGGCAGTCTCCTCAAAGTATTCAGTAGAGGGAGCCAAATTATCATCAACGATACAGCAGCACATGGCCCAATTATTTTTGTCTACCAATACCAAACACATCCAAACTACTTCACAGAAGTATACAACTCTTAAAAGTATAACTTTGTATTTGAATTTTGGGTCTCTACACATTTCCTGCAGTAGACTCAAAATGAGTCTTCAGTTTATCAGATGTGGTACCTTGATCAGGTTGATCTGATGCTCAGCACAGAGGGCCTCCACCAGCTTGACATACATGGGCTCGTCGCAGTTGCTTGCGAGGGCGCAGAGATGGGCCTGAcgcctgaaaaaaataaaataaaaaacactttactCCCAGGAAGCAGTTAAACATCAATTTCATCTTGAATTTTTATGGCATATCTCAGACAAAAATTGGGTAACAGTGGCAATCTCCTCATTGTATTCAGTAGAGGGAGCCAAATTATCATCAGTGATACACCTGCTAGAAGTACTGATGCTgtccattttcactcacttGTCCAGGGCTTTGGCAGCCTCTCGGATACCACGGGCAAGGCCATCGTGGATGAGCGCGGTCTTGAGCACTTCAGGGAGAGCGGTGTTTACATCCATGACACCTCCAGCAGCACTGCTACAAATGGATAAACAAAAGAAGTCTTTAAATGCTCATAAAAACAtccacacaaaaaaaagaagagactCCAGTCGAGCCTCCAGCATGTCAGAATGCGGATCTCACTCATTTGAGAGTGAAGGGGTATCCGAcaaaagatttaaaagtcatCATTCAAACACCAGAGAGCTCACTTAAATTAAAGGCACATTGGAAATTGAGTTGAAGTCTCAGCACTTCACAATTAGGGCACATTCTGCCAAAATCTGAGTCGCCGCTGCTCATAACATGTAGTTTATCCTGCAACTCTTTCCATGAAAAGCCTGGTCAACGCTTCTGCATCAAATCTTTGCAGCTGTGAGCACCACATACTTGTGCATTCTCTTGATATGCAACGCTCCGTAATTATTACAAATAAGAAAAGAGACACTGTATCAGATGGAAAGTATGGCTGCTGTACCAGCAAAGGCAGAAGACTGAAGAACATCGTGCTCTGGTTGGACCAGAGATTTAGATGGAAAAATGCCAGGCTATAGCTGAGCAGAGGGGCTAAATTTCAAAAACCACATCCTTGAATGATTTTACAATtgcagagtatttgcttcactTGAAAGCCATAATAGACAGAAATGTGATAAATGACAGTATCGGAGAAGTAATGCTTAAGAGCTGATGGTTTAGCGCCTACTATAAACCAATACTACCGGTTACTGTTAAGACCGGATTCCGTGTATCATTGCTGTATTTATCCTTATAGTGGTCTCCTGAATGGACAACAGTAAGATAGGAAGCAGCAGAGCTTTAATCAGCTCTATTTTTCAATGCTGTACCATCCAGGTGTCAAATATCTCTCAGCCCGCGACAAGCATTTTGGCTAAGCTAGCAAGCTATAATGAAACAACAGTAGCGTTAACAGGACCATTAGTGAAGGAAAATCAACAATGAACCTTTACACCACACGGCTCATCACCGAGCTTGTTTCTGCATGTGCCGTTTTGACCGTTATTCCTGTCAAGAGAGCGTTAGCGTCATATGAAAGCTTCATGCTCACCCTTCCTCGGCCATTGTTGATTAAATATGGATGTTGGGTTTAAAGTTCTGCAATAATGAAGAGAAATGAAAGCAGAGTTACCAATAAATACAATCAGGTCGTTTTGGTACAATTATACTGAAAGATGCTTGAAAAATCTTTTAGATTGTATGAGAGTAAATGAGACACACCAAAGCCTCCACTGGGGCAGCGGATAAAGAGGACGTCACAAGTCCGCGACACTGGTTTATTACCGCCAGGACCCCATGCGATGCACACAGGCTGGCCGGTATGTTGCCTGTTGTAGTTAGACTACTTGTTACGATCTTGtctaatttattattttcttactCTTTCAACTGTTATTTTCTGTCAGAAGCGACTTACTTATGCTATTTACTCAAATCAAAAATACTTGTCCGTGTTTTTGAAAATCTGAATTCTTCATAAACTTTTATATGAAAATTCCAAATGTTCAATAAAGTAAAATGTAATTGCTAAGGAGCTAAGTATTAGAGGGCGACGAATAACTTCACCACATACGTTTTAGAAC encodes the following:
- the rps12 gene encoding 40S ribosomal protein S12; its protein translation is MAEEGSAAGGVMDVNTALPEVLKTALIHDGLARGIREAAKALDKRQAHLCALASNCDEPMYVKLVEALCAEHQINLIKVDDNKKLGEWVGLCKIDREGKPRKVVGCSCVVVKDYGKESQAKDVIEEYFKSKK